The Sphaeramia orbicularis chromosome 15, fSphaOr1.1, whole genome shotgun sequence region TATCCCGTTTACTGACAAGTCCCACTGGAATGAGAAAATTATTTCCACTTTACCTGTCAGTGGTTAGAATGTTATGTGAGATCGGTGTTTATTAATACAGAGCTATACAATTTAGTTATACAAGTGTTCTGCTTTATTTCCACTTTTGTTCCACAGTAATGATTGGTCATTATAGCTGTCAGTTACCTGTTTTTATATCCCACTGCTTTTAAAACACCTTAAATTTTCACCTTTTACTCATTTTTTACACCTTAAAGTTTCCTCTCAAGCCATAGGAATTAAAACATGCTGAAAAGATGCTGAATTGCCAGTGATAGACGAAGCGGTATGTAACCCTTTACATACAGTTTGGATCAAATCTGACCTGTTTAGACATTTGATAGCAGTAAAATTAAAACcttaaatgacatttttaagttggaaatttaattgagcaaaaagCATGTTCTCCAAAAAAGTGCTACAGTTTGTTTGTACATTGAGGCTGTTCCAGGTCAAATTTACTGAATATTAAATTGATTTTAGTTTCAGTAAAGTATATTCACATCATCGTGCTGTTATGTTTTTATGTCTTAGGTAAAATAGGGCACGAAGTTGTGTGATAGTAtacgttttttttccccataaacaAGTGATGGAAAAGCTAATAAACATACGTCCTCTGCTCAATGAAACATTAATTAAGGATTAATCACCCATTTATTAATAGTAGAGAATATATTGATCCATTTTAAATAGACCACTGGTTCATAATTTAGTATAAATACTTGTTTTTAGGGGATTTTTGAGGTGAGGTAGGAGCAGTATGTAGTGGTAAAGAGAGTAATTATGAAGATGCAACAGATCTTTCCAAATAGCTTAATCAGCATTGCTATTTGCTGTTGAGTAAACTAAATACATTCAATCATAGCGCTCCTCATGTAGTGCTGTTTTGTATTGAGCCTTCTTTATTGTATTTCACCCCATTTGATGTCAATTATTATATACAAAGATGTACCCAGGTCTCAGGGGAATTGTTGAAACAGAGGAAGTACATCCATAGATTAATTCACACTAGTAGGAGCTATCTGTTAGAGCCACAATATGGAGATGACTCTTCCGCTGAGCCCCACTTAATAATCTGAATATCCCTAAAGGCCCACTGAGGGAGAGGAGATGAATCTACGAATGCTCAGGGAGAGATTCCTGCATATTACATTTCATATTAAATCTTAGAGTGTCTGATCTGATCAATAAGCAGATAGAGATGAATAGGAGGAGGAATGCTAAGACTAATGCAGACACAACTTCTTTCTGGGGATTTTAGAAGCAGAACTGATGATGGGATATAATGATTCCTGCCTTTTCCTGCATGAATAGGTCAATTACAGGCACAATTACAGCCTCCCTTACGCTGCCTCACccacattcatgcacacacaacTTGTCCTGTCCAGAACGCAGGTGTTCCCTCAGGACACAGCCTCAGCTTGGTGTAATCTGGGAATAGTTTTTAATTGCCCAGTTTCTTTGGTCAATTTAATGAAATCCTCTACAAGTTTACTGAGCTACCAAACTCTTTAATGTGATGTTTTTGAAGAGCCATTACCTTTATTTGGCCAGGCAATTTTATTCAAGTACACAAAAGGCAGAATAAGGTCACCTTTTTCTATTTTCACACCATAACTTCTTTTATTTGTGCATATGGTTtaactgacaaataaatgaacacgCTCTTCTTTCTAAACTTTTTCCTCGTCATACACTTTTATTAACACTGCAGAGCTGCCAAGAGGACCAGTGGGTCAGATACTGTGTCTGGACAAAGAGGTCCTGGTCTTGGAGACAAACCGGCTTGTTCTGTCACCACAGTTGAATTGCTTCTTCAGCTGGGGTTTTCCTGACAACAGCTGTGCATTTGGAAACTATGCTACAGAGAAGGTAAACATGGAGGACAATAGAGACCAATGTTACATAGTTTGGATTATTTCACAACTGACATGTAAATCCATATGTGACGTTCCGCAAACCCTCAGGGTGGTTCCACCTGATGCTGGTGCCCTTCACTGTCCTGGAGTTTAATGCAATTTATATGGCATCTTACTAATTTATCTGATACATAAgagtttattttaaattattttatcttcCACTATCCAAAAAATAATCCTACTCTATCCCAGCAGTGGACAGTTACCATATATTCATTCACAGCTTTGTTAGAGTCTCAGTTCTGATAGTTCTATATAAGGCATTCTCAGGTTATTTCTGTATTAAAGACTGTTGCTATGCTAAACACACTTCCAGTTGTAAAATCTAATGGACCATTTTATGTTGCATAAGAAGTAAAACAATTTTGAAATTAATCAAATACTTTTTCTGCaactatttttggtcaaattattGACCAAAAATATTTCACGTCAAGGTCCAACATCACCATTCTGGGATTTATTTTGGAATAATGACCTGCTTTTCGTTCTTCATCCTTTATATCAATGCTGCAGGCAGAAGGCCACCACTGACCAAGCAGAATTGAATACTCAGCAAAGCCATATACCTATCATAGTTAACAATTGCCAAGTTTTACTTATTTTATAAGGCTACACATTGCTTTTCAACTGATTTCATGACAACTTTTTATATACTACTTTTTTTCATACATGGATATTCTAAGCGTAAAATCAGTTTAGTACTGGCAGTTCCTCTTTCAGGTGTTGTAGTAAAATATTCAGTATGTAAAATATGTAGTTTCTGCTTCATGATATATGATGGTCTGCCTGTGTATTGTCTTTCTGTAGACTTTTGCAGTATGTGAAAATTTGTGTGACTGGGGGGAGACATTGTGCGCTGCTTGTCCCAACCCGACAACAGTTGTCACCGCAGGAACCAgcactgtggtgtgtgtgtgggatgtGGCAGTCAGCAAAGACAAACTCACCCACATGAAACTAAGACAAGTACGCCTCTCTGCATCAGACTTAACATGAGTCTTCAGAACACATTTGCACACAGATGAAGTAAATAAACTCATATTGACACTGGGCCTGTTTTCCTTTATAGCCATTATACGGTCACACagatgcagtaacatgtttagctGTGTCTGAGGTCCACAACATGTTGGTAAGTGGCTCCCGTGACCTCACCTGTATCCTGTGGGATCTGGAAGAGCTAAGCTACATTACGCAACTAGCTGGACATAAAAGCAGTGTTTCTGCGCTGGCAACCAATGACCTCACTGTAAGTACAGCTTGTTCACCTCTTTCTCAACTTCTTGTCcaaacttctttctttcttctttctcaaCTGTTTGTTGTAGTCTTTGGCTCAATGCTCGCATGTTGTTCCTCTCCGTTCAGCTCACAGCATGAGGAAGGGAGGATTCTCATTGTTGACAGCGTGCATATCCTCTTTGTGTGAATTTTGCTCTTTTGTGTGCATTTCTATGAATATATCTCTGTACAGATGGGTGTAACCACCCTATGACTCTCTCACAGGGGGAGATTGCTTCATGTGCTGGGCCGGTGTTATACCTGTGGACCATGAAGGGTCAGCTGTTGACTTGTACTGACATTTCCTGCGGGCTCCAGGCAGACATCCTGTGTGTCAGCTTCTCACAGCGACACGAGTGGGACGCAAGGAATGTCATTGTCACTGGCTGTGCAGATGGCATCATAcgggtaagtttttatttttgattgtgATGAATGATAGCTTCTGTTTATTTGGGGAAAATTTTTGTCTTGCCTTGTTGTAACTCTTTGTTTAGGCATAACGTGATTAGTCAGTTTGGCCAATTAATAAGCGGTATTGGTATTAATGTGTTAGTAGACTTTGGTCCTGATGGTGGCTGAATATGAAGGAAAAAAGCTCAGAAAAAATAAGATAATCCATTTCTTTTATGTTCTGATTTTATGTTTTGATGTTCAGTGAGCCAGATTTTTTTATGTTagtatttattactttttattgacacaaagttttaatgcatttaaagACAATTGATATGATATCAGTCGATGGATTGGCTTTTTCCTGCACCAAACTACTGTCATTATATCGGTGTGTAAAAATCCACTTTAGGTGGATCTTTGCTTTGTTGGACTAATAGGTCAGCAGCAGTAAGATGCACAGTATTGAATTGTGGCAGTCATTACTTTGGTATTAGCCTTGCAGCAGCTTGGATGTACATCAAGGTATTAATAACAGCATATGTATGTGGTGTGTGACTGTTTTTGCTTAGTGTAAATACAAGCATGTGCTGCCTCTCTTCTTTCAAAGCTGCTAACTCTAAATTAGACTTCACTTTGGACTGGGTGCTCATCCGCATGTGCAACACACACAATAGTATTATTACTTCATTTCTACCTTGAGTTatggtgcatatgtgtgtgtgctggtgcttatgtgagtgtgtttgttaTTATGTTGAATTACATCTGATTTTGCTACTCGTTATGTGTGTCTCATACAGATATGGAGGACAGAGTACACCCGAACACAATTACCTGGCCCTTTAGAAGAGCATGTGTCCCCAGGGCAGGAGGGAACAACGCGGACAGAAAAAGACGGTAATGCAGCAGGCAGTAAGACAGAATATGCATGTAGGTATTGTATTTATAAATTCAGAGATGATGGGAGCGGCTGACAGGAAAGAGCACAAATGCAAGACCGACTGAAGTGCAACCACACAAGAAGAAATGAGGCTTGTATttccttttaaaaaagaaacccaTCATTATCTAATTAGATAAATCCTTAAGTGTGAGATGATTATTTTTAACCGCTCATCTCGGAGCTAGACAGCGTGCTTTCTAGATGAGAGTTTGTAATGCTTACCCCATCCCTCACTAGCATTAGGGCTAGCAGGAATTATGTTGttataaagttattaaacatagaGGCAGTAAACACTGATGAGTAATTCTGCtgacgtgtgtgtgcgtgtataatTTAGAAAGCAATAATACCCAGATCCAATTTGGCATACGTTGGTTACAGCCTCGCGTCACCTCATAGGAGTATTATGCttggcaaattacattgagacTAGTCTTTACATAACACCGTAGCATTTATATTTGAGGGGTTTTTCTCCCTTTAACAGTTTGCTGACCACAGATAAATGCCGTGTTAATGTACATATAATGTTTTCTCGTGTCAATAGCGAGGTCAAGGTTGCAGACAGGGTGACATAGTAACAAATGGAAGTATTTTCCTGACGTATCCACAGTGAGCAGCTCGTGCCAGGTCAAAAGCTGGAAGAGACAGCTGGTGTTATGTCAAGAGCTGAACAGAAATCAGGCTGTGCCACAGCGTCGCTACAAAAATAATCCGGCTATCACAGCTTTGGCCATGTCCAGgtacagtaaaacacacacatacaacccaTGTACCTCTAGCAACAGCAAAGAGAGGTGtgatttattgtgtttattaatcaaatcaaagtgtatttaaaacatgtatttaaaaagttTTTGAAAACATAAAGCACATTATTATGTTCACAACAATTTTAGCACTAATACATTTCTGGAACAGATTTAGTTTAAACAGATTTACACTCACAAGTACTGCATTAAATATGTATAATTGTATTTTTCCATATACAGCATAATATGTTTGCATAATCTCAAACTGAATTCCAAATAAGCAGCTATTATTTagattttctctctcttctgtgtAGGACCCATGCGACTCTGTTGGTGGGTGATGCCTGGGGCAGAGTTTTCACCTGGATCTGTGAGTGAGGGGTGGCAGGGCTCAGCCTCCACCTCCAGCTACCATTTATACACAGACCTGATCCTTTTCAACGAGACCTTGACAGACCTTTAAAAAATACTTCAGTGTTTTACCAGCTGAGCATTGAGAGAAGCTGTGTTTTATATTCTTATGTGTCCAATCAGGGAGAATGTTACCAGAGTTAatacatattatattattatgatattttaaCACATCCATAAATATTTAattatgcatttttttctgtgtaaataatGAATttcaacaaatgtgaataaaagtatggCTATTTGACTCTTTTCCTTTGAGTCTTGTCCtgtaaaatgtattcattttGACAAATCTCAAATACAGTCTTGCATTTCATTAACTAAAATATTTAAACTTGCATAACTGAAAACAATGAgaagtgaagttaaaaaaaaaaaaaaaaaaaagatggaaacagGCTAGAACCGTTAAGACCTACTGGGAGGATGTGAATAAGTAATGTGATGGAAAACACTGAGCCAACTCTTTAAATTAACCCTGTGGTTGAACTATGTATCTTCAGAGTCAAAACAACTGCATACTTGCTCAACCAGGGTTCCCTGAGAAATACTGCTTTTTAATAGTACTGTAGTGTTGGAAAAGTCAGTGTTCTCAGACAAGCATCCATTATAAAAAGTCAGGAATGCACATATGTCAGCATTTTATGCTTTCAACagttgtaatgttttgttttggtagATGTTTGTGGCATCAGCTATTCAGGATGTTTAGTTGGTTGGGAATAGTTTACTGgtctttgttgttttcacagTAATGTTTTCCATAAGCTTTGTAATGTGGCATTTAAGAACATTTGATCATATGATTGCTTTTGCATTTCTAAAGCCCTTTTCCTCCTCAaattttctgttttcattatGTGTGTGATGTGGACGGTCTTGTCGAGGTATCCTATTTGCTTGTCACAGCTTTTTGTGTGTGGGTTTATGGTTAACAAAGGCCTTCATTTACCACGCAAGTGTTCAATCAGCTGAACCTTCAGTAATCACTGTAGGCCCTTGGCAACCCACTCCTGGGTAAATCTGACCTATTTGAAGACAGACAGTATTAAAGTTAACCCTTTCTAAATGTTGCTCCTAGTCTTTCTGTTGAAAAGTGCATTATCAATGCTCCAATGAGTTAAGTTATCTTTTTAAATTATAGTGTCTGCACTGTGAAAGCTTgttttctctctgtgtctgtttCTCTAATACACATGCACCACTCCTCTCTGTCATAAAGGAAGAggtctctctctttaacctttatGTGTGTGGCTAATTGTGCTAAGTGGAGTAGCTTAATAGAGTGGAAAATAGTCCTCATAATTTTCCCAGAGAGCGAGCAATGACCTTCTCTAAAGACAACGGCCATCTCCATTCTCTCTACACGGCTGGTTTTATGATATGAAATGTCAAACCACTGGGTTCCTCAGaataattaaatcaaataaattaTTGCACCTAGGCAGAACCATCTTGTAGCCTAACCCAATTATAATGCACTGTAAAGCTAATTATTAACCATGATTACAATTAGTCTAATTTGAATAAATGTAGTCATTAGCAGGTTCATCCTAGTCAGTGAGTCTGAACCGTGGGGGATGATGGTCTCTCTCTTGATCTCTCCCACTTGAAGAGAGAAAGGTGTGGATGTGCATCATTCTTTTCCTCCATACAGCTCCATCTTCATTGCATTTTTCACACACTGCCCTTCACAAAATGGCCTACACCCTTCACCTTTTCTTGGTGCTTAAGCGTAATGTCTGCTGCTTCCAGGTTTCAAATTTGCTTTTTATGCCTACACCATGTTGATCTGACTTCTAAATCAAAAACAACTGACTTTCTCCTCTGTTACTGTCATTTTGTTGATATGTATATCTGTGATGGTCCTCAATAGAAAATCAAAACTTGTGAGTTGTAACATTTACATAGCCTTTTAGCTTTTCCAGCTGCTGTATTTAAATAAACAATCCTAGCAGCTTACACTTAACAGGTAACACCACTTATTTATTCCCCAGTTTGTCAAATTGATGGCTGGTTCTTAGTAGACAGGAGTAATGTGCTGGTTGTGTCCCTGGATCTATGTACCCAGCATGTCAAAAACTGAACAAGAACACCTACTATAAAAAATGAATGTAACACAGCTGTATGACACAGTTGTTTCTCTTTTTGTGCAAAAATGAATTGACTCCAGAAAGACCTGAGTCTAGTCCAGACTCggttaaaaacaagaaaatatggagagagagagcaaaaatACTATGCGTCAGTCACACCCAGGCATATATTTATTAATAAGGTGTATTAGTACTGAAGTTATAAATGTGAATGAAAAGCTACGGTTTACAGTGCTTTATAACGCTGCAGTAAAAGAGCCTGGACAATAGTTTCCCTCTACACAGTCTCCTGAGTTTAAACAGGAATAGTTAACAGTAAGAGCATTCTTCCATGCGCAAACATCTGGCATACAGACCAACGATGccaacaaaacaaataacagaTTTATAAGACTCAGAAACTGCTGTGTCAGAATGGAGCTGTGCTGTGGACGAATACAACTCCTCCCATTTACCCAACAACTGCTAAATGCCATAGTTATAGTTCATAAATAAGTTCTCTGAATGGCAATTGATTCAGTATGGAGAACTGAATCTTTTCCCTCACCGGGAGGTTCAACGACATCCATGTATCCAGAAGTGCTGGGTTTACAGCTGTCTCTCCTGGAAGAGGATCTGAGCGTACACAGTGTCTGAGTTCGACGATGCAGGGTCAGGGTTGGTGGAGGCTGGGGGCTCCGGCCTTGGTCTGACTAGCTCCAGCTCTGCGTATGTCAAACTATCGTCCTGAATCACTCGAGGCTGGAGGAGGAAGGCAGAGGGTGAGAGAAACTTGAAGGAACTCAGCCAAGAGATAAGACAAAAGTGGAATGTGCTAGATATATTGTAAGCATTTCAGAGTCTTCCCAGAAGTATACATATCGAGAGTCAAATGTGTCTTGCAGGCATCGACTAAACAGTAGTATTTGTCAATTTTCTATGGCAAACATCTCTTTAGTGTTTTTCAGCTGCAGAAAGTATGTGTTTACGGGGTTTGCGAGACCTCTTGGAACATTCAGTTTAGTTGAAGAAACATTTGGTACAATAGGAGTCCTGTCCAACATCCTCAGATCCTCTAAATTGCACTAATCTAATCAGtatgttcataaaaaaacaaaaatcttaaaGCCTACATCCTGAGAGCTTTGTTTTACCACAGAATCTCAAGAACAGCATTAGTAAAATACTGATGATTCTTAGTTTGggtagttttatatatatacttgCATGACACTTTTATTGTAGGTATAAAACTAATGAAGCACTCTAAATAAATAATTGTGTTTGAGAAGCAATAAAACTAAATAGAATTATCAAGCTCATAACTGAATGAAGAGATGGCAATAAACTCCAGTCGGCAATCATGCAGTCATGAAACAAATTCCCTCTTGCATGTATCTCAATAACTCTgcttgaaagaaaaagaaaaaaacacttttgtagaTAAATGAAGTTTGTATGTTTTGTAGTTTGTTATAAAGGTAGGAAACATGTTTAATGGTAGAATATAGTATGTATAAGAGGTGGggccaggggaaaaaaaaagacttacagGGACAGATCTCCTTTGCTGAGTCTTTAACCTCCTGGGCTTCTGAGGTCTCTTTGCAGCAACAGGCACTGAAAAACAAAGACAGCCTTAATTGACTCAAAACAACAGCTAGGAGGAAAGAAATCCCAAATAAGACTCTACAGATGTCAAAATCATCCTTCACAATCACTTTATATTAAACCTAGACTAGTTGTGCTTTTTCTTTTGCACAAATGGGAGctttttttcaaatcttttcgGCAGGATTTTACCTCAGGAAGTATCATCGGAAGGATTTTACCCAAATACAATATTAGGTTTCTCACATTGTTTACTGTGAGTCTCTCGCTCTTCCCCGAACTATGCAGTTTTTGTCcctaaaaattaaattacaacaGGGATATCATTTTCGGCTTTTGTCCTTGCTGGATAGCTTCATCCGCTGTTGTTTTCTTAACCCACTAAATCCCTGTCTTAGCATCACAGGGTGCTGGAGCCGCTCTCCACCCTGTGTAAATGTCTGGAGGAAACACCACACAAAAACACCCAGACTGACATTTAAATGACTCCTGCTGCTCTGTGATGTGACACTATGATCAAATCAGCCActgagagagaaaaaataaaacccCCAAATGTGTACaatgtatttttttcctcacGTGAAGGGGTTAAAAGAGGATTTATTTACAGTCCAAAATGTGACATCTGTTTTACCTTTAACTGGTATGTGAGGTGGTGGCTCCTCAGGTGGTTTAGGTGGTGTTATTGTTACTTTTCTGTCACTTTTCTGCTTTGTGACTTTCCTTTGTGCTCTTGGGGATGAACTGGAAGAACTGCTGGAGCTGGTTACAGTCTCTCCTGAGCTGTATGAGGAAGAAGAGACTGAGTTTAATAGTGTATAGAACCGTCAAAATCAGTCCTTTACTGATGAGAGCGTACTGTACCTGCTTTCTGGGCATTTTACCAGAAGGTAACTGGCTGTAAAAAGAGCAGTAAAGATGAGTGGGTGTTGACTTGACATTTAGTGTAGAGAACTATTTAAGTGTGAAAATATAGCAAGAGTTTGTTGTACCTTTGAGCCTGTGTCGTCTGTAAAAATATTGGCATGTGAGGGCCACAGTAAAGAGAAAGATGGACAGGAGGCCCAGTGAGCAGATCAGCACTGCACATAGATAGACATCTACCAAAAAGACACAGATGTAATCATAAAATATGCATTACAAGTGTCATTATCAATAGAATAAGTGCTAGAGGGAAGGACTGTACCTGCAAATAAACGCCACAGTCCTTCACTGTTTCCGTCCTCGAGAGTAAAGTGCActgtagaaacaaaaaaaaaaaacgtcagcaAAAGCAAAATATTGAGGACAGAGGAGTGTGCCCAGACTAAGTGTCTTTGTAAAATGCTGTTGTCTCAGGGCACCGACCCAACACAGCAGACAGCCTCAGTGGTTTCCAGAAATATCAAACCGCTGTCATGAAGGGAGTCTGCTGCCGCATCAGCCAAACccaccacgcacacacacaggggTCTGACTGTACTGCTGTTCTTGGACAGTGTTTGGGAGTTCCCCACTACTCTGCATTACCATTTCCTTTTGGTGGTCACTTCACAAATTGTTTAAGGTTTCCAATTTGTTTACTCatcaatgtataaaaaaaaaaaaaaaaagaaaaaaaaagaaaaaaaaagaaaagagagcaaATAAGATAACTTTGTTAATGTGTGACAATGAATGATGGGTTATGGAGGTTGCAGAGAGTCAAAgaggttattcacatgtattattTTTCCTTAATGATGTGTCATGTTTTTAAATATAGGTTGATAAACACATTAATAAGAAATGATTAGATAACCCTAATTGACTTCTAGCCTGGTGCTGCACATTTTGTCCATGTTGGGATAATAAAATAATCATCTAGCCTGAATGTCATCCTACTGGTAATTAACTTCAGGAAGAAAACTATATGAGATATAAAGATCAATGTGAAAGCCTAAGCACTAAGAGGAGCAGAGAATCACAACACAAGCACATGTCAGTCAAAATATTCCTTATGTTTTAAATATTTGGTCATTATCATCAATTGTTATTTGAATTATATTGTCAATGAACAAAACAGAGTCTAAGACAACAGCTGAAGAAGTTCAAAAGGTTATTTCTACGACCTCGCTGTGAATAATTACTTCAGTACTATTGTCATTATTAAAAGGTTAATATTTATGTATGTACTAATGGGATTTCTGTCATTTATATATCATGAGAATAAGTGTTATTGCTGCTCAATGAAAAGATTAGTGAAGTTTAAAAACTCAGAAGGTGGCAGGGTACACTGAACATCCATCTCTTGACAATGTGAGCAGTTAACAGTTAATGCAACGCAAATAGGCCACAGATGTGACATTCACACTGTGGTTAACCACATGTTGGCTGTGGGCTTAAATTGTACACACTCTATACAGATGTGTCCACACAAGCACATGCATATGAACCAGAGCCaagtttggcaaaaaaaaaaaaaaaaagtaaattgcaCAGGTTTTTATGCAAAGCTGAATGCATCAGGCAAAGATTTATGCTCATCTGCTTTCCCTCAGTCCAGCTGTGAGGACAGGACCCAGAAAAAGTCAACCAGCCTCTGAACTTGGTGGAATTTGAAACCTGAGCAGGCTTATAAAATGTAATACTATCAGCGCAGACTCTCTGCTCCTCTGGCCAGTTTAGAGAAGCAAAAGTGAGCATTTGCATCAGTCATTATGCGCTTTGGGTCTAATGTCAGGATTTAGAAACCATTTTCCCTCTGTCCAAACTGTTTTTTATAAGAGTGGTCCAGTGATGTCAGTAGATTGGCGCCTTTGTTCTGAAATACGCAGACTGAAGGGGTTCCCTGGATTACAGCTATAActtagttttctctttgtttaccCTTATAATGTCAGCTCTTGTGTGTCTGGCTCTGTGGTCAATGCATGTCGGAGATGCCTGAGGTTGTGTGGCTTCCTTAGTGGGACATTGGCCCAAATATAGGGCAGGGCGTTGTCAGATGGCTCAAACTAAAGTTTACTGACAAAGCTAGTGAAAGGTAATT contains the following coding sequences:
- the vstm4a gene encoding V-set and transmembrane domain-containing protein 4a, with product MYFSIVVLVLTKALVTEVCHALNVTVTPGPVVMVTERDNLTLSCLVSQRKRSNSVLILRWFFTPPAAPTVSSPPLPPSPSTPTLEPTQYLIAKMGIKKMKLYGNYTRRFPQPKFRLYEENEGEIYRLRIFNVTGMDQGFYTCRVQEIRKHRNTWRASSNGTSTTHLTVHFTLEDGNSEGLWRLFADVYLCAVLICSLGLLSIFLFTVALTCQYFYRRHRLKASYLLVKCPESSSGETVTSSSSSSSSSPRAQRKVTKQKSDRKVTITPPKPPEEPPPHIPVKVPVAAKRPQKPRRLKTQQRRSVPPRVIQDDSLTYAELELVRPRPEPPASTNPDPASSNSDTVYAQILFQERQL